GTACATCAACCACCCCACCGGCGCGTCCATCATCTGGCCGCCCCTGCACACCTGGACGGTGGCCCTCTTCCTCGCGCTCGGCCCGGCCGACCCCGAGCGCGCCGCCGCATGGGTGGACCCCGTGCTCGCCCTGCTCGAGCTGGGACTGCTCGCCCTCCTCGTGCGGCGTTGGCTGGGAGGCACCGTGGCGCTCGCCATGCTCGCCCTGCTGGCGCTCGTGCCCGCGGGTGTGATGGCCGGAGCGCTCGGCAACGCGGACCACCACGTCCACGAGCCCACCCTCGCCGCCCTCTGCGCGCTGTTGCTGGGGCAAGCCCTCCGCACGCGCGACCCCCGGCTCGGAGGGGCCACGGGCGCGGTGCTGGGACTCGCGCCACTCCTCACCACCAGTGGCTTCGTCCTGCTGCCGGGCCTCGCCGCCGCCCTGCCCCTGGCCGCCCTGTTGGACCGCCGGACCGAGGGCCCTGGCGTCGGTCGAGTGGGGCTCGCCATGGGCCTGGGCGCCGCGGCGGTGCTGGCCTCGGGCGTGGTGTTGTTCGGCGAGCCCTTGTCCCTCGCCTACCATGGGCTCACCTCCTTCCAGCCCCTCTTCGCCCTCGCCCTGCTCTCCGGGGCCTCGGGGCTCGCCACGCTCCTCGAGCGCCGCCGCGGAGGGCTCCTCCAGCTCGGCCTCGCCCTCCCCTGTGCCCTGCCGCTCGTCCCGGAGTTGTCCCGCGCGATCCACCACCTGATGCTTGGCGATCCACTCCTCGCCATGGTCATGGAGTCCATCCCGCTCTGGAAGGATCCGGAGTTCGCGCGAGATCTGCTCGGCCCGCTCCTCCTCCTGCTCCCGGTGGGACTCGCCGTCGCGAGCATGCGCCTCTGGAAGGAGCGGGAGGTCGCCCTGGCGCCGCTCGTCCTCGGTGGGCTCTCGCTCAGTGCCGCCGCCCTCCTCCAGGCCCGCTTCACCCAGGCCCTCTCGGGCAGTGCGGCCCTGCTCGTCACCGCGGGCCTGGCGGGCACCCTACGGGACATGCGCCCGCTCCCCCGGCGAACCTCGGCGGCCCTCCTCGTCCTCATGGGGCTGCCCCTGCTCTCCGAGGCCCTTCCCCACCCGCGCCTCCCCGAGGCGAGCCCCATCGCTCCCGTCCGCTCCACGCTGGACTGGATGCGCGAGCACACCCCGGCGCCCTCTCCCCCCTGGGACAGCCACGCCAGGCCCGCCTGGGGCGTCGTCGCCCAGTACGACATGGGGCACCTGCTGGTCCTCTGGGCCGAGCGCCCCGCGGTGGCCACGCCGTTCTCGCAAGTCCCCGTGCACCAGCGCGCCAATGCCCAGGCCACGGCCGTGCTCGGAGCCACGTCGGAGGAAGAGGCCCATGCCCTCCTCCGGGAGTTGTCCGCGCGCTACCTGCTGCTCACGCCGGTGGGGGACCTGATCGGCCGTCCCCATCAGCCACTCACGGGCACCCTCACGCCCTGGCTCTACGAGCACGCGGGCCAGGCCACCGGAGAGCGTGCCGCGAGCACCCGCTTCCGGCTCGTGCACGACTCGGCCGAGTCACGCCGGAAGCACCCCGAGCGGCCCTATGCCCGGGTGTTCGAAGTGGTGACGGGAGCCGAGCTGCGCGGCCGCTGCGACCCGCACGCGCCCGTGACGGCCCTGCTGGAGCTGGAGACGGCCCGAGGCCAGACGCTCCGGTACGAGCCGCGCACCACCGCGGGCCCGGACGGCGCCTTCCTGCTGCGCGTGGCCTACCCGACCACCCGAGACACCCGCGAGGCCGACGTGCTGGCCCGGGGTCCCTATCGGGTCCAATGCCCGGGTGGCGGTGGGTCCGCCCTCGTCTCCGAGCAGGCCGTGCGCGAGGGCCAGCGGGTGGAGGTGGAGGGAGCGCGGGCGGAGAGTGGGGCTCACTGAGCGGTGAACCCTGGAAATGCGAAGGAGCGCCCCATGCGGAGCGCTCCCTCTCTTCAAGGTCCGCGCGAGGGTCGGGCCTCCGGTCGCGCTCCGGACGAACTGGTCTGACTGTCAGACCAGTTCGGCGAAACCGCGCCCGGCGGGCTCACCCTCTCCCCGCGTGGAGGTGCGAGAACGACGCTCAGGGCAGCGGCGTCGGGTTGGCCAGGTACTGCTGGACGCGGGTGATCCAGTAGTAGTTCTCGGTCGGCTCGCTCTCCGGGTAGCTGCCCGGCTGCGGGATGGCGCGGGTGCTCACACCGACGCCCGCGCCCATGAGGATGGCGACGACGCCCGCGTTGGCGGCCTCCTGCATGTGGGAGCCCCAGGTGACCGTGCTCCCGCTCACCGAGACCTTGGGATCGTTCCACACGTTCTTCGAGAAGTAGCTCAGCCTGTTGCCCGAGAGCGTGAAGCTGTCACCGAACAGGTAGGGGGACGCGGACTCCTCGTAGTGCTGCACGGAGTTGTTCAGGTCCGGGAACGTGCCGGAGGAGTTGTAGGCCGTGGGGCTGGGGTGCTTCGTGCCGTTGATATGCCCGGCGGGGACCTGCCACAGCACGACGGGCAGGGAGAGCGTCTCCTTCAGCGTCCTGGCGAACAGCAGGTAGTTGTTCCAGAGGTCCGCGTTCCAGAACCACAGCGAGGTCGCCGGATCATTCGGGTTCGCGCCGTTCGCGCCAGCGCCATCCAGGCCGTACTTGTCGATGGAGATGAACTCGGCGTTGCCGTACTTGACGCCGGCCTTCATGGCGAAGGTCGCGTTGGCCCGCGCGTTGTCCTGGATGCGGGTCTTGCCGGCCTCGAAGCCATACACTTCGGTCGAGTGGATGATGCCGGTGCCGGGAGCGCCCGGAGCGGCCCAGAGGTTGAGCTGCCAGCCGAGGAAGGCCTTCGGGGTGTACTTGCGCAGGGTGTAGTTGATGCTCTGGACGAGCCCGGTCAGCGTGTTCGGGAAGTCCGGATCCACGCCGCGCTGGAGCACGCCGGAGTCATACGCGGCATAGGTGGCGGCGGGCATGCGCGACGGGTCATCGCCATACTGCGACGCGTACTGCTGCTGGATGTAGCCGAGGGTATCGGGCTCGATGAGGTAGCCGACCCGGCCCGTGCCGAGGATCGACGTGGCGGTCTGGCCCACGTCGCGCAGCCCCTGGAAGTACTGCGAGAGGAAGGCGGAGCTCTGGATGTTGCCCCACACGACCGACGCGCTGTCGGTGTTGCCGCCAATCCCATACACCACGTAGATCGGCGTCATGCCCTGCTCCTTGCTCTTCCGGGCGAGGCGATCCGCGCGGCTGTGCCACTCGCTGAACTGGGAGCCGCCGTTGAGGTACAGGTAGCCGTAGTTGATGCGCTTGCCCGAGGGGAAGTACGGATTCACCTTGGTGAAGAAGCCATCGGTCCCGGTGAAGGGCTCGAAGACGGTGCCGATCGCGAGGTAGGACGGGTGCCAGGAGGTGTCGGTGTTGCCACCGTCGGAAGGCGACGTGGTGACCGACAGGGCGCTGCTCGCCGCCGACTGGTTGCCCGCGGCATCGCGCGCCTTCACGGTGTAGCTGTACGCGGTGCTCGCCGCGAGGCCCGTGTCCGTATAGGCCGTGGCCGTCGAAGTACCGACCTGCGTGCCATTGCGGAACACGATGTAGCCCGTCACGCTGACGTTGTCCGTCGACGCCGTCCACGAGAGCGACACGGACGAGGCCGTCTTCGAGGGCGCGGTGAGGCCCGCGGGGACGCTCGGCGCGGTGGTGTCACTGGCGGACGCCGTGGTGACCGAGAGGGCGCTGCTCGCCACCGACTGGTTGCCCGCGGCATCGCGCGCCTTCACGGTGTAGCTGTACGCGGTGCTCGCCGCGAGGCCCGTGTCCGTATAGGTCGTGCCCGTCGGCGTGCCCACCTGCGTGCCATTGCGGAACACGATGTAGCCGGTGACGCCGACGTTGTCGGTCGCCGCGTTCCACGCCAGGCTCACCTGCGAGCTGGTGGTGCCGGTGGAGCGCAGTCCCGACACCTGCGAGGGCGCCGTGGTGTCACCGCCACCGGTGCCACAGGGGCCAACCAGCTTGTACCAACCACTGGCGGTGCCCCAGACGGGATCCGCCGTCCAGATGGCCACCAGCGCCTCGTACAGATTGCCCTGATAGACGACCCGATCCCCCGGGTTGTAGATGGTGGTGGAGTTCCACGCGGGATATCCGGTGCAGTTCACGGTCTGCGCCAGGGCCGTGGAAGAGAAGACCATGAGGGACAGCAGGCCCATCAGGACCGCGGTCCGCAAGCGACACAGGAGCATGTCGGCTCTCCTTCGAAAAGGTGGCGCCCGTGGATCGGGCGCGCATGTAGGAGAGCCAGTTCCTGATTATTTCGGGTCAACACTCCGACGCCGCATGGCTGGTTCAGGGATGCGCGTCAGGCGTTAGCGGCGCCCCCACCAGATCCGGGTACTTCGCCGACGTCGCGATGGGTCCCTCGTGCTTCAGCAGCTCCAGGGCGGCCTGCTGGAAGGCACGCTCGTTGGACGACCGGGGCTGCCGCTTCATCGAGGGCGCGAGCGGACCCGGTCGTGGCGCACGGGTGGGAATGGACCGGAGCATCGGCGCGTCGGAGAGCGCCTCGGAGATGCTCCGGATGCCCTGTGCCCTCCGGTGGTTGACCGAGGCCGAGTAGTCCTCCGGGCCCGACCCGAACTTCTCCGCCAGCAGTTGCAGCATCGACGTGTGGTCGAGATTGCCGTGGAAGGCCTTTCCCGGTTGCACCCAGGGGGAGACGATCAACCCGGGCACCCGTGGCCCCGTCGTCTTGAACCCTATCGTGAACTCCGCTCCCGCGGGGGCCGGGTTCTCGATGGGCAGCGGCGGGACATGATCGAAGAAGCCGCCGTGCTCGTCGTAGGTGTGGAGGAACAGCGTCCGCGCCCACTTGTCCGCGTTGCTCGTGAGCGCCGTATACACCTGGTGCAGGAACAGCTCGCCATTGCCAACGAGGGCGAGTGGATGGTTGCAGTTGGCCGGCACGTCCGACCAGAAGAAGTCGAAGTAGCGCGGCTCGATGAAGATGACCTGCGGCGCCTCGTCCGGGTCCTCGCGTTGGAGGTCGCGCGCGAGCTCGCTGATGGGGCGGTACTTCATCCCCACCAGCTCGTGGAACCTCCCGAACAGCAGGAAGAAGGGAGGCCCGTCATGATAGACGCGCCACCGGATGCCCCGCTTGTTCAGCCAGTCGAAGACATGCTCCCGGTGCGGAATGAGCCGAGACCCCGTGTCTTCGATCAGCGTGGTTCCCGTGAAGGCCATGCTGCGGTTGGGCTGCGTGTCCGATGGCAGGGGGGTGAACCAGCGATCGCAGACGCAGTACTCCTTCGCCAGGAAGGACGTCATCCAGGCCCCTCGCGAATCGAAGTACCCCATCGGGGGTGGATGCTCCGCCTGATGCTGGGTGTACTCGAAGTACGCCTGGACGAAGCCCGACATGCGGTACTTCTTCCCGCTGGGGCTCCTCGCCATCTGCACGTCCACCAGGTGCCGGCTGTGCGGTGGATCCCGGATGACCGATGCCTCGTTATCGATCAGGAAGGGCCGGTGGATGCGGTGCTGGAAGACGTTGGCGTAGCGCGGATTCGTGTCGGGCTCTCGCAGCCCGTCCACGTCCCACTTCGGGTCCTCCAGCGACAGATGCCCGAGCATGTGGTCGAAGGACCGGTTCTCCATCATCAGGATGACAATCGTCCGGATCTCGTCGAGCGCGGCCATGGGTTCACCTCGGGCATGAGAGTTGGAGCTTGATGATCAACCGGCCATCCACCGACTCGAGCGCGTCCTCGCAGCTCTCCCCCTCCTCGAGCGGGACGCGCAGTTGCCAGAGTCCCTGGGCGGGCTGTCCTTCGAATCCCGGTGCCGCCGCGCCCTCCCCCACCGTCTCGGACACCTCGCCCTTGCGGATGACCAGCGCGCGCACGTTCATGTTCCTCACCTGCCCGATGCGCACGTTGGGCGAGATGTGAGCGCCGTCCAGTTGGAAGGAGGACTCCAACCCCCCCAGCTCGGCCGAGCACGTGAAGTGGCCCTCGCCCTCGGCATCGACGATGCCGTACTCGAGATCCTTCGGAGGAGAGAGCACCTCGCTCTCGGTCATCTCCTTCTTCAGTCCGAAGACGCGGGAGACCTCCAGGCGGAAGCGCGTGGGCCCGCTGACGGTGACCGTCTGCTTCCCCGCGTCGTCCTTCGCGCCGAGCGCCGCCACATCGGGAGTGGCCGAGAGGCGCACGGCCCCGTTCGTCTCCCAGTGCAGCGTGACCTCGTCGCCGGGACACGCCACGGGCGGCATCGTCGTGAACCGGTGGATCTGCGGCTTGGGGCAACCGCTCAGCAGCACCGCGAACAGGAGGCACACCCCAAGTCCCAACTGGCGGCCCACGCGTGTGCTCCGCGGACCCAGCCTCGATGCGGTGCTCATACCTTTCCCCCGAGCCCACCGTCTCCGGGATGGGCGGCTGTCGCACCTCGAGCGAGGGCGCCCTCGGAAGAATGAAGGAAGGCGCCCCCCTTTGTGATTCGGCACCCGCCGTGACTCTCCTGTACCTGACAGGAGGGGGAGCGGACCGCCCCGCCCACTCCGTGGAGTGCCGTCTCCCGGGATGAATGTCGCACCCCGGAGCACAGGAGGGACTGAAATCCGTGGAGTCCCCTTCGCCAGGCACCCAGTAAAAATTACCCGTCTACAGCCTTAAGCACGGAGGTGTCTCGATGCAAGTACCCGTATTCGCTGAGGAACGCTCTCTCAAACCCCTGGCATCCGTGTTGCTAAGGACATCTGGCACGCAGTCACGACGTCCCCCCGTCCTTCGCCCGAGAGACCCACCATGCAGGCCTCCTCCTCCTTCTCCTCCGTCGACTCCCTCTCCACGTACCTCTCGGAGATCAACCAGTACCCGCTGCTCACCCAGCCCGAGGAGCAGGCCCTGGCGCGCCGCTTCCGTCAGGGTGACCTGGCCGCGGGCCACCACCTGGTGACCTCCAACCTGCGCTTCGTGGTGAAGGTGGCCTACGAGTACCGCTCCTACGGCCTGAAGATGTCCGACCTCATCCAGGAGGCGAACATCGGCCTGATGAAGGCGGTGCAGAAGTTCGATCCGGACAAGGGCATCCGCCTCATCTCCTACGCGGTGTGGTGGATCCGCGCCTACATCCAGAACTACGTGCTGAAGAACTGGAGCCTCGTGAAGCTGGGGACGACCCAGGCCCAGCGTCGGCTGTTCTTCGCCCTGGCGCGCACCCGCCGCGAGCTGGAGAAGCTGGGCGCCGGCGATGGCCACGTCGTCAACGCCGAGGAGATCGCCCGGAAGCTGAACGTGAAGGCCTCCGAGGTGCGCGAGATGGAGCAGCGCATGGGTGGGCGTGACCTGTCGCTCGACGCGCCCGTGGGCG
This is a stretch of genomic DNA from Archangium violaceum. It encodes these proteins:
- a CDS encoding glycosyltransferase family 39 protein, whose product is MTPAPRNSRWRTPVFWLAWAVLLALALSARLADWRNVFVGDQVDLVATDSHYYVRFAHLQRLAFPRFESFDPYINHPTGASIIWPPLHTWTVALFLALGPADPERAAAWVDPVLALLELGLLALLVRRWLGGTVALAMLALLALVPAGVMAGALGNADHHVHEPTLAALCALLLGQALRTRDPRLGGATGAVLGLAPLLTTSGFVLLPGLAAALPLAALLDRRTEGPGVGRVGLAMGLGAAAVLASGVVLFGEPLSLAYHGLTSFQPLFALALLSGASGLATLLERRRGGLLQLGLALPCALPLVPELSRAIHHLMLGDPLLAMVMESIPLWKDPEFARDLLGPLLLLLPVGLAVASMRLWKEREVALAPLVLGGLSLSAAALLQARFTQALSGSAALLVTAGLAGTLRDMRPLPRRTSAALLVLMGLPLLSEALPHPRLPEASPIAPVRSTLDWMREHTPAPSPPWDSHARPAWGVVAQYDMGHLLVLWAERPAVATPFSQVPVHQRANAQATAVLGATSEEEAHALLRELSARYLLLTPVGDLIGRPHQPLTGTLTPWLYEHAGQATGERAASTRFRLVHDSAESRRKHPERPYARVFEVVTGAELRGRCDPHAPVTALLELETARGQTLRYEPRTTAGPDGAFLLRVAYPTTRDTREADVLARGPYRVQCPGGGGSALVSEQAVREGQRVEVEGARAESGAH
- a CDS encoding fibronectin type III domain-containing protein; its protein translation is MLLCRLRTAVLMGLLSLMVFSSTALAQTVNCTGYPAWNSTTIYNPGDRVVYQGNLYEALVAIWTADPVWGTASGWYKLVGPCGTGGGDTTAPSQVSGLRSTGTTSSQVSLAWNAATDNVGVTGYIVFRNGTQVGTPTGTTYTDTGLAASTAYSYTVKARDAAGNQSVASSALSVTTASASDTTAPSVPAGLTAPSKTASSVSLSWTASTDNVSVTGYIVFRNGTQVGTSTATAYTDTGLAASTAYSYTVKARDAAGNQSAASSALSVTTSPSDGGNTDTSWHPSYLAIGTVFEPFTGTDGFFTKVNPYFPSGKRINYGYLYLNGGSQFSEWHSRADRLARKSKEQGMTPIYVVYGIGGNTDSASVVWGNIQSSAFLSQYFQGLRDVGQTATSILGTGRVGYLIEPDTLGYIQQQYASQYGDDPSRMPAATYAAYDSGVLQRGVDPDFPNTLTGLVQSINYTLRKYTPKAFLGWQLNLWAAPGAPGTGIIHSTEVYGFEAGKTRIQDNARANATFAMKAGVKYGNAEFISIDKYGLDGAGANGANPNDPATSLWFWNADLWNNYLLFARTLKETLSLPVVLWQVPAGHINGTKHPSPTAYNSSGTFPDLNNSVQHYEESASPYLFGDSFTLSGNRLSYFSKNVWNDPKVSVSGSTVTWGSHMQEAANAGVVAILMGAGVGVSTRAIPQPGSYPESEPTENYYWITRVQQYLANPTPLP
- a CDS encoding alkaline phosphatase family protein produces the protein MAALDEIRTIVILMMENRSFDHMLGHLSLEDPKWDVDGLREPDTNPRYANVFQHRIHRPFLIDNEASVIRDPPHSRHLVDVQMARSPSGKKYRMSGFVQAYFEYTQHQAEHPPPMGYFDSRGAWMTSFLAKEYCVCDRWFTPLPSDTQPNRSMAFTGTTLIEDTGSRLIPHREHVFDWLNKRGIRWRVYHDGPPFFLLFGRFHELVGMKYRPISELARDLQREDPDEAPQVIFIEPRYFDFFWSDVPANCNHPLALVGNGELFLHQVYTALTSNADKWARTLFLHTYDEHGGFFDHVPPLPIENPAPAGAEFTIGFKTTGPRVPGLIVSPWVQPGKAFHGNLDHTSMLQLLAEKFGSGPEDYSASVNHRRAQGIRSISEALSDAPMLRSIPTRAPRPGPLAPSMKRQPRSSNERAFQQAALELLKHEGPIATSAKYPDLVGAPLTPDAHP
- the rpoH gene encoding RNA polymerase sigma factor RpoH, yielding MQASSSFSSVDSLSTYLSEINQYPLLTQPEEQALARRFRQGDLAAGHHLVTSNLRFVVKVAYEYRSYGLKMSDLIQEANIGLMKAVQKFDPDKGIRLISYAVWWIRAYIQNYVLKNWSLVKLGTTQAQRRLFFALARTRRELEKLGAGDGHVVNAEEIARKLNVKASEVREMEQRMGGRDLSLDAPVGEDGDATHLDFVESESSSQADEVAERQEANLTRECIRRALTRLDPRERFIIEHRVMGDAEMTLSELGAHFGFSRERARQLEIRAKDKLKAELAGLMAEGGLDQAAAE